From Clostridiisalibacter paucivorans DSM 22131:
ACATAATATCCCCTACTCCATAGACCACTACCCCAAAACTTAGACTTCTTTAGATTGGGAAAGCCTTTAAATATTTCATTTGCAGAAATACTTTTGAGCTTTCTTACTATATCTACTGGTGCAACAGTTGGTGGAG
This genomic window contains:
- the tnpA gene encoding IS200/IS605 family transposase, yielding PPTVAPVDIVRKLKSISANEIFKGFPNLKKSKFWGSGLWSRGYYVGTAGTVSAETIQRYIQNQKLA